Genomic DNA from Octopus bimaculoides isolate UCB-OBI-ISO-001 chromosome 3, ASM119413v2, whole genome shotgun sequence:
CCTGgttttggtatccattttcttcactcttctcttttgccattttattattCCTGCTCAGCTCATCTGTGAGAGAAAATGCCCAGCAAAATGGATGTCGATAAACGGTGTGATCGGACTGGAATCAATGGTGAATGTACCGCACCCAGCAGGTGAGCCACCGTGCAGCAGGGTGGCCCCGGTAGCAATCTAGCAaagttattatattattgttattattattattaatattattattattattcagtagttttatttttataacgtgctttcacttcactaccgagcgcagctctgtgcgccttgggtatgtgctgtggtttgctgtggtgctcttatgtttactgtattgaaagtgttttgcgtagaatgtgtgcagtacacagtagtgcaattttctgtatgttatatatatttgtaagtcctgctatttttgttatgtatttgtctgaatatttttttattatacctaaggcacctactatgataggaattgtttctgtttttagattccacattcgagttatctctatttccaggtctttgtattttgaaagtttttccatttcttttagagaaacgttgtcatctgctggtattgatacatcaattagaaagcattttttttcttcatgatctttgacaactatatctggtctatttgccttaatttctctatctgtgtgtattggcatatcccagagtatggttgctttctcgttttctgtgaccttttctggcgtgtgtttataccatcttttttctgttgttattccatagtgttggcatagcttccagtgtatataggtcccagctctgtcgtgtctgtgaatatattccttcttagccaggactgggcagccagagataatatgatttattgtttcttgtcgatctccacatattctacagttacttgttatatttcttttcattatgtgttttattattattattattattatctctattattattattattattattattgttattattattattaatattattattattattattattattattattattattattactattattattattattattattgatggtttataatgatgatgataatagaacgCTCAACAAAACCAGACTCTTTTCGTGTTATCCACAATACCACACTCCACCAGCTCACTctaaattattgtaaaatattgatCGATACTTGCGCTCAATTAATTAAgatattttctaatgaaacatttcaaatattaatttggGCCTCAGTTAGcatcatttaattattattcaagTTTCGTAATAATCAGCTGGCTAATTTTATATGGGACATGAAACTTGGAGTTGTGAGTCGTAACCGAATCAAATTTTAACTGTATAACACATTATAATGACAGTTCGGTTttctatgtacataaatatgtgtgtatgcgcgcgtgtgtgagcatatatatatatgtgtgtgtgtgtgtgtgcgtgtgtgtgtgtgtgtgtatgtgtgtgtgcctatgttgtgtgcatatattttcatttaatgtatACACTATGAAGTTGTGAGCTATCAATCCTTTCATACATTACAGTAGTCGTCTAGGCACGCTTTTCATAACACACCCAGCGTCTCCAAGTAATCTTTAAACTACGATTACATAGAAACACAAGGAGTGTAATAAAAACGCATCTCCAGATCACAACTCTAACGATTGATACCAGTAGTTGCTTATAACTGTAAACTATGCTTATTAAATGATGTACCAGATggggtacttattctgttgagtgaaaatatataggaaagaggatttgaaaatgcagaggtcttttaaatatgtttattgacttgacaaGTTTCacttgcttaaaaaaaaaatttcaaaagtaaaGCGCAAGGCTATGTGTAGCCTTTCTGGTGTTCAAAATTagttaatatagatatattaaaatagAGTGATAGAGTCTTTGATAattataagaaaatgttaagagaggCTTTGTGCTTAAGCAGTTGacataaaagtgttcaaaataaGCAGTAAAGTAAGTTCATCATTGTTTATAACTTcatcagaaatcaatatatatgcagaaagaaTTTGTTGACAGTATTTGATAAGAGAAAGCTTGTATTGCTTTGTCAAAAGTTCATCAGAAACAATAATTGTTTAGAGGAATAACCAacgtttttttcttcatctccagtCTTGTATATGTGTTTTGCAAGGATGGCTGCTATTTTTTGGAATCGTGCGGGAGGTTGGTTGGGAGCAATCACATGATCTGATTTCGAAGAGTATGTAGAATCCAAAGGAATTTTTTCGTTTCTGGACTAGTCTCTCATGGTTCGGTGGCTTTCCGACTGGTCTTAGAGTTCAAGatggtatgagtgtgtgtgtgtgtgtgtgtctaagtgtgcacggttctatgtgtgtgtatatatgattgtgtgtatgtgtaagtgtgcatggttctatgtgtgagtgtatacgattgtgtgtgtgtgttagtttttgACTGCTCTTAGAGTGcagtggtgcgtgtgtgtgtatggttctttgtacgtgtgtgttttatatttagtaGGGTGGTGTGTGgccgtttgtgtgcgtgtatatggatATGATTTGTATTTGCGAGggtggtgcgtgtgtatatgcttttgtTCGTGTGAACAGGTCGCGGActcaaagcaaagaaaatatgttggcaaattaaatttaaatgttgaaatgaatctaacggtttttgtgtgcttcttaaatggcttataaacaccttctatgCTGCTATTGTTATATATATNNNNNNNNNNNNNNNNNNNNNNNNNNNNNNNNNNNNNNNNNNNNNNNNNNNNNNNNNNNNNNNNNNNNNNNNNNNNNNNNNNNNNNNNNNNatatatagatatatatatatatatatacatacatacgtacgtgtgtatgcatgtatgtatgtatgtatgtaagtatgtatgtatgtatgtatgtatgtatgaatattcagTGCTGAAACCGATTTCAAGCAATTCAGTCGCTTGCCGTTCAGTCTGGGGAGGCATCCACGCTTTTTTGTTTCACAAATCTAGTGAAGATTGGCGCCCTTTGCATCAAATGTTCAGAGCGCCTAACACTAACGCTCATACCATCAACCCATTACGGGACTTGGTGGTAAGTGTTTTGCCGTTTTCGGCCACGGCTAGGCATATTATGTAATACATAACAGAGTTGTCATGACGAAAAGCCTTACACGTGGTCAATACCTCCGTCTAAATTACGCATGGAATTACCTTCAAAGAATTAGTTGCAAATGAAGTCGAAGGTGTAAGCTCAGAGTTATTCTTCCAGACATTTGTCTAAACAAGGACTCTCACACCTAGCAATTGGACTACGGCTGGCTTACTGAGTACAACTGCCCGTTGGCAAGTGTTGCTTTACGTTCTCCACATTGTTCAATTCTTACAAAACAGGCGTGACAGGTTTGAGCCACCGACAAATCGACTGTGAAAATATTTATACTGGGTTACATGTTTTCTGTAGCactttatatctctctttctctctctctccctctctctctctctctctctctctctctctctttctctctctctctctacgtgtctgtcttcgtctttcatacatacatacacacacacaaaaacacgtataatataaaaatatttttatacatatatatatacttatatacacgcacacacgtgtatatatgatgtatacacataggcactcatacgcacatacacacaaacagatatatatttgtatgtatgtacataattattttatagaatcGCTGGTTTCTTAGCTCTTCAACAAGTTGAGTAATCATAATTATTTAGCCCTTTTAAATCGGTTGATCTAAATTTACGCACCAATGTACATGCTTTAAATCAGTCGACGTAATTACACGGCGCCTCAGTTAGTATCGGTCCACATGCCAACTGATTAAAtgcttcatgtaaatatttacagcTCGATCGGCTGCTCCTGCCACTCCGGCTCCTTCAACTTCATCGTCGCGTCCTGTTTTGTTGAATTTACGGTCGTCCCGCCAAGTTACACCAAGCTCCACCCTCTCATCCGTTGTTTCATCTGGTTCGGACTGTCACTCGGTGAGTGAGCATTTTCCTAGTTCAGAATCACATGATTCCGATAGCGATGACAATATTCTGGTTAATCAAAGGTACAAGCGCGCAGCAGTGTACGGCCCTCGCCAACAGAATATCGTGTGGTGATCAAGAGACTATTTCATCTGATGGCATGGCCTTACTGGTGCGCCTGGCATAAAGGCAAGCCTTGAACATGGAAGATCGCCATTGGAAATCTTCCGCCACTTTTTTTACGTATGGAATGTTCCAATATATAGAGGATGAAACGAATGACTATGCTGAAAACTATCCCCAGCATATCCGAACTTGGCATGGCAGTGACTGGTTTCCAATAACTGAGGACAAAATCAAAGTTCCGCTTACCCTGCTGATACTGATGGGCATCGGGAAGAAAGCGACCCTGGCGTCATACTGGTATCGGGGCTCCAGTCACATCGACAGGTTTCTTTCCGGAAACAATGCTGCGTAATCGATATTTTGGCACCTCTTCGAAATCTATATTTCAACTCAGGTGAGAACCCGGACGACAGGCTGCACAAAATACATCCTATCGTTGACAAAATCACTGAAAATTTCCCAACGGTGTTTGTTCCTACACAGGACGTTTATACGGACAGGAGTTTGAGGAAATTCAAGTTAAGGCTCTGATTCAAGAATCACAACCCGACCAAACAGGCCCGCTTTGGGGTCAAGGTTTATAAAGTATGCCAGTCAAGTGGCAGAGCCTGTGGGTACACGTGGAATTACAAAATCTATTCtggtcagatcagattggaatttCCAGCGTCTACTCGAGCGTCACCTGATGTCGTGTTGTCGCTGAATGAAAACTTGTTTGACAAAGACTACAATATTCATATGGACAACTGCTTTTCCAGCCCAGACCTCTTCCTGCAGCTGCAGGTGAGGAGGATTAATGCCTGTGAGCCTGTGAGAACGCACAGGAAAACCTTGCCGCCCAATCTTCACAAGAAAAAACATCGAAAGTGGGACACAACGTATTGATGGCACCACTAGTGGCATTCTCGCTCTAGTGTGGTGTGACAAGAAAAACATCTGCATGTTATCCACAATGCATTCTGCAAGTATGAAGGACACTAGGAAACAAGATGCGGGCGGTAATGCCATTATGAAACAGAGTGTAGTTCTTTCATACAATGAAGGGATGGGCAGGTTCAATCGCTCAGATCAGCTGGTGAATGGACGTGGACATTTTCCACGACTGTTTCTCCCCTCCTCCACCATCAAGATGACAAATGCTTCAAAGAGATGCACACTATGTAAAGCAAAAAGGAAACGTAAGGAAACTAGATACCATTGTTCACAATGTGATATGTCACTGAGGGTGGTGCCCTGTTTTGAACTCTATCACACTAAAGTCAGTTTTTGAATTCACGTGATTGTAGGTACATGAAGTTGATCTGACTTGTGCTGTCGAGTGATCTTATTCAGGAATAATACTGCGTGAGCGTCCTGCACGGGGATATGGTTTCGGTAAATAAGCAGTACTTGCACTAAAGCGATTGACGTAAAAATACGGCGAACGTTAACCTCGCACTCAGTGATGACCGCAATCGGCGCGATTACCGTTGCCGCGCAatgaaaactgaaggatcacCGCCGTAAACTGGTTAAAGCTGTTAATTTAAATATACGCCGAACCATTGCCGTGCGCTAATTGCTGATATCAGCCTGGATAATTGCCGTCAATGCAACCCAATcgcttgattaaaaaaaaaaaaaaaaagaatgcgtTGTCATGGGGTTAACATTCAAAGTACATTTAATTCTGGAGCTGAATACATTGTGAATAAATGACAAAGATTTTAAGGCATCTTAAATATTCGCATATTtacactcacatccacacacaggAACAAAAGaagcgcacgcgcgcacgcaggAACATCCCCGCACGCGCACGCACTCTTATATTTCGGTAGCTGGGACAAAGGTGTTGAAGGGTAGACTGAGAAGAAGATCTCACAATGGATGTACTTACACCATGGCATCTGGAACAGTCACTCGTACTGTGTCTCTAAATTATGaccagagacacacacacgcacacatacacacgtctatacacgtatttgtgtggagagagagagagaatggtgaaGGGTATGGGGTGGGAGGAAAGAAGAAATGAGACATAGACTGATgggtggaaagaaagaaagaaagaaagaaagaaagggagaaagggaggaaaaagaagaaagggagacagaaagaaagaacgaacgatcgaaagaaagaaacaaacaaacaaacaaacaaacaaacaaacaaacaaacaaacaaacaaggaaagaaagaaagtgagacagaaagaaaatgaggaaggaaggaaggaaggaaaatagaaagaaagaaacaaagaaattgagaaagaaagaaagacagaaagaaagaaagaaaaaaaaagaagaaagaaacaaagaaacaaggaaaacagaaagggagacagagagagagagagagagaatgagaaagacagaTGGTGGTTGTATGAAACAaacgaaaatattattttgtttatataaagtTTATCGAAGTTTTAGGATTTTTTCGTGTTTTTAATGATTCATTGTTGGCGGAATTGTGTGTAATACTATTGCATTTAAAACTAAATCTGAAATACCACCTTCAGTTTaacaaaatgacatttatttGTTCACTGGAGGGATATCTCATTTGAAATTCGATGATTCTTTCCCGGCGAAAGAcagaatagaaaaagagaaataaagaaacttgactgaccaatgaaaaaagtaaaacattacgagagagaaacagagagcgagagagagagagagagagagagagagagagagagagagagagagagaataagaagaaGGTAAAAACGAAGGTGGAATTGACGGTGGGCGAGGAAGGCAAGACTTGAGTGTGGACAACAATCAGTGAATTTAACCTATTTTCCTGCTGATACAGCGGTTATAGGataatatcgtgtgtgtgtgtgtgtgtgtgtgtgtgtgtgtgtgtgtgctgtctaAAGCTTATATTCATACCTACCTAGTTTTGAACACATCTCATTACAGTGGCAGCTGAAATGACATGCGTGGTTATGTTACCTCATGTCAAGTGTGTTGTTCACATTTAGTTTAGCTGACCGATAATGGCGACCACCTGTCTGTGTAAATACAGTCTCTTCTGGAtatgttttattatctttatcgtCACTGTGACCGGTGCAACACGGGAAAAAACAATTACTGTGAAACACGGAATTTTAATAGGAACTTATGATAATGAAACCGACGTAACATCGTTTCTTGGCGTCCCTTATGCCAAAGCGCCTACTCACCACCTGCGATTCGAGCTGCCACAGTCTTATTATTGGAATGGTACATTGAATGCAACTAGCTTTTCTTCAATATGTGTACAGGACATATCTTACCTAAAAACTTGgaagaaatatttggaaaatcAAAGCATGTCTGAAGACTGtctctatttaaatatttatgttccTGGAAATATGACAAAAAATACATCAACACAACATATTATGGTCTGGATTCACGGAGGGAACTTTGTGACTGGGTCAGCCTCGTTATTTGACGGTACAACATTGTCCCAGAAGTGGGATTCAATACTCGTCACTGTTAACTATCGCCTTGGACCTTTTGGATTTCTTAGTACAGGAGATGAAGCCCTTCCAGGAAATATGGGTTTACACGACCAGCTGATGGCTTTGAAGTGGATTAAAGAAAATGCAATTGCATTCGGCGGTGATGCACAAAATATTACACTATTTGGGACAGAGAGTATATATTTACTAAGCCTCAGCAACAATCTCACTAATGGCTTGTTTAACAGAGCAATTGTGCAAAGCAGTTTATGGCGTTCTTTCCCGCAACCATGGCCGATGTTTAATAAACTAGCCGGTAGTACATGTCCTCATAAGCATGGAAATAAACACGAGAGTCATGTCGATGTTAAACGTAAGCAGGTAATGTGTCTAAAGAACTTGACCAGTGAATACTTTCTTAATTATACGTTGACCAATCCATTGGAACTCTTCAGCCCGACCATTGATAATATCTTTCTAAATGATTCAGTACGTCTTGCCATTCCACCAAAAGACAtagatttcatatttggtgtaccTCAATTCAAGGAATCAGATTTCGAAGTTTTCCCAACCAACACAAGAACAGGTTTTGAAGACACGCTTGGGAGAACATTTTCCAACTTATCAATTCTAGCGATAAAATCTCAATATTTGAAAATGGACAACGAAATGAAGAATGTCTACAGTAATGCTTATAATGGTTACTTGGCATACACAACTCAAACCATCGCAGACAAAACATCAAAAGACAGTCCTACCTACGTATATTCGTATTCTGTACAAATTCCTGATATTTCATCAGAAAGTTCCTATGGGGATGAATTCCGGTTCCTGTTTGGATCGACCACAACGACGGATGAAGTAGTTATCGCCGATTTAATGATCGATGCATGGAGTCACTTTGCTCAGGCAGGGTAAGTCTCAGACTTTTCTCTTACGAATTCtagcaataataacaa
This window encodes:
- the LOC106867637 gene encoding carboxylesterase 5A-like isoform X2, with protein sequence MATTCLCKYSLFWICFIIFIVTVTGATREKTITVKHGILIGTYDNETDVTSFLGVPYAKAPTHHLRFELPQSYYWNGTLNATSFSSICVQDISYLKTWKKYLENQSMSEDCLYLNIYVPGNMTKNTSTQHIMVWIHGGNFVTGSASLFDGTTLSQKWDSILVTVNYRLGPFGFLSTGDEALPGNMGLHDQLMALKWIKENAIAFGGDAQNITLFGTESIYLLSLSNNLTNGLFNRAIVQSSLWRSFPQPWPMFNKLAGSTCPHKHGNKHESHVDVKRKQVMCLKNLTSEYFLNYTLTNPLELFSPTIDNIFLNDSVRLAIPPKDIDFIFGVPQFKESDFEVFPTNTRTGFEDTLGRTFSNLSILAIKSQYLKMDNEMKNVYSNAYNGYLAYTTQTIADKTSKDSPTYVYSYSVQIPDISSESSYGDEFRFLFGSTTTTDEVVIADLMIDAWSHFAQAGVPQLPNNIKWPVYEEENRSYVELRSNITEENVKTRLRESDWIFWNDLIPNLEKLSNPTKPTPGAPMKHTTMGHMEMKSEPIAWGMEDKMVHDLLMGLVIVSVFLFVICVTLIIILYKLRSLKRKNPPCNTVNKPDIKSSVSYSSTAKLNEAFLSESNSAGNIAAQNNPETVTKF